The genomic DNA AATGGTGGTTCTTTGTCTAGTAGTAGTATGCGAGGTAGCCCAGGCAGCTACTTATGTTGTCGGCGATGACAATGGCTGGACGTTTAACGTCGATGGCTGGGAAAAGGGCAAGAATTTCAATGCAGGCGACGTCCTTGGTATCCTCTCAACATCTTATTTATCACCACTTTAGATACATAATAATATGTGTTGATGATAttaacaactttttttttattaagttaatAATATAATAGTTTGTATTTAATTACTTGAATTGTTATTATATGATTGTAACAGTGTTTAAGTACGCAAAAGGATCACATAATGTGGTGGCTGTGGACGAGGGAGGCTATTATGGATGCGACGTATCCCCAAGCGAGGCAAAGGTGTACACAAGtggaaatgaccaaattacccttgtgAAGGGTAATAACAGCTTCATTTGTAGTTTCTCTGATCACTGTAATAGTGGCATGAGGCTTTTAATCTCTGCATCTTAAACAACAAGATAATAGTATTTGACTTTGAGTTATGGAATAATGTGTTTCTTGCCTATTTATTGTGTGTCTTGTTATaaatgtattattattattattattatcaattgTTTACTCTAAGACCGTACACAATGCAATGCTTATGAAGCCTATGTGGTAGTCACATACAAGAAGGTCAAAGGCCACATGTTTGGTAGGTTTTAAGGTGGTTTTTAGACCATCCACAACTACAAACCTTCGTTTCAGCGTCATGTCAGATTCCAAACTTTTTAAAAAGCATCCATTTTTTTACATTAACAAACATCCTCGAACCACCGCTAAAAAATATAAAACTGTGTGTGTGTATACATATGTTTGTCAAATGGAAGGCCCACCCCATTGTCCGAACCTTTGTCTGGATTTCCGGACCTCACTTCCGAGCGACACCTACAAACTTGTGTAGGGAGGGTTATACAATCAAAACACTATGAATATCCAGGCTGAATCAAAGGTAAGCGAACCAAAAATAAAAGGCTGAATCACTATAATGTATAgatatttatattcacaaattTAATTAGAAAACCAAAACTGATAAATACACTTAGCCTTATTAAAGTAAAACGAGTTTGCACTCTCGCATCTCCTAACTCGTTTAATATATAATAAGATTAAACTTGGTCGACAAGTTAATGCAATACCACCAAAATCCATTGATAACACTAAAATTACTAACACTTTCTCTCTCAACGTAAATTATTCAGTAATTTCTTTCGAGTCTTTTCTCATACCAGATACTAACTACATAAAATGAATCCACATAGTATGGAAATATCAAAAAATCTTTGGGAAAAACTTTGTTGTTCAAATCTGAAATTAGGAAACACATAGTGACATAGCTGATTACATACAACATTATGGTTAATTGCAataattgtttatgtttaaacATCAAGGGGTGGTGGCGCAGTTGGCTAGCGCGTAGGTCTCATAGCAATCTGAGTTATCCTGAGGTCGAGAGTTCGAGCCTCTCTCACCccataatattttttattttatttttctttccaCCAAGTTTTTCATAGTTGCATAATGATGATAAATAATCAAGCTCCTGAAGTTAAgcgtttttagtagattagggttttctattcaaaaagggatggcggcgcagtttgatgctcgtctacctgctatccttatgtaatttgccctgatgattggaatgaaattgcttttttgaaaaaaaaaatcaagaattgGTCTTCGATTTGTGGATCTGGAAGTTTTATACTAAACTGTCATGTTTACCATTGATTAGGCTAGAATGAAAACAATCATTTTTTCTTGGGAAAAAGAGAAAGAACAAAGAAAAATAATCTGTTAATAACTGCGATATCGACTTCTAATGTGTAGGGAAAGAAAGAAAATGGTTAAATTCCAAGAGGTAAAATACCCCAATGGCTGATAACTCAATAAGTGTATACATGTAGAGTTGTGTATAAATATGATTCTCAAGCAGTCAGTTTTACATATCAAGATATTTTTATGATGTTTTGTTAAGTTTAAGTTCGTGAACTCACTAGCATTAGGCTTGTGCAATACTATGAGATGTATCTCGGGAGATCATTAAAGGGAAATCCtcgaagaagatgaagaaaaggaGACAGAGAGGCGGAATATGTTAAAGATTGTTTTATTCTAAGTCTTTTTTACCCGTTGCAAGTGTCACCACTAGAAAACTGGGTTTTAGCAACCGCACTTTCGGTTACAAAATAGTCGCATTTGCCTTGTTGCGACTGTTTTGCGACCGAAACCACGATGGGAAAAACACCCGTTGCAATTGCCCTATTGCTACCAAGTTGCGACCGCATCAATGTTTTTGCGACTAGATTTTGGGACCATAAAAACAGTCGCAAATGTTGCAACCGCTTCTAGTTTTGGTTTTGTTTGGTCTTGTTGCGACCGAATAGATTCGGGTTTGTCTTTAATTTTGAGACTATTTTGATTTAGGTCGCAAACTGGTCGCTAATTTGCGACTGCCTTATGTGGGTCGCAAATTTTGGTCGCAAGTTATGTCGCAATTGGTCACGTTAACCCTATGGGGGTGGTTGGGTGGTTTGTGACAAAATACATGGCTTTCAATTTAGCAataggttaatttttttttgaacggcaaatttggatcactgacggaccattggagtatcatcgtgtcatcagcggaaccacccgatcatatccatatcCACtaaatgcctatacaccaattcaggaggaaacccaataaatgtgggaaaaaaccccctttgtgggaatcaaACCCAGAACCTATTGCTCCCAAAGTCGTATCCCACCCCAGAATGTCACTAAGCTATAAAGCCATGGACAACAATAGGTTAATTAATCTCTTGACATAACTATAGAGGTATAACACGCGAGGGAGAAAAACTGACTAGTTGAGTAGTTACATGtgtaggcaaaagatcaaatacaaataatcttaacatactaaatatacaaattgaaggaaaacccaaaaagacaaggtggcatttttgtaattaccaccaactatcaaagttacaaccaaaaatacctaaaaaaacacaattttttttttaacattttttattaaaaaatcgctacatttcgttagcaaaaaaaaaaaaaaaatttttttttggctgctactaaaagtagcgattttttaataaaaaatgttaaaaaaataaaataaaataatttgtgtgttttttttatttttttagatttttttaggttttttggggggtttagtttttagcattttagcttggggggggggggggtaggtttttttaggtttttgggggtgggggtgggggggggggggggttaggttttttttaggtttttgggggtgggggtggggggggtaggttttttttaggtttttggggggtggggggtttaggtttttttgggggtggggggagtggttaggtttttttaggtatatttgtagagtaactttgatagttattgataattacaaaaatgccaccttgtctttttgagttttccttcaatttgtatgtttagtatgttaagattatttgtacaagaactttaccctacaTGTGTAATAGTGAAAAGATGCAATATAGTATAGTTTATGTATGGCACTACAAAACAAGTGCTTGCTTTTTTAAAGTTATTGgcattaaaacataaaaaataatgGTGCCAGCCGCTATCAAGCATGACACCACTGTTAGAGATAATTATAAAGATGCCATAATGAATGGCATTCTATGTGTTGTGACTTGTGAACGTACAAAATACTCATGGAAACAAGACCATGACTTGAAGAGATGTAGTCAAATTAAAGATCATTGCAATGGGTCCATCCTTCAGTTCAATCCCCATCAGGACAATGGTATATAAGAAACCTCAAGAATCTCAAATCCCATAAATAAATGTATCAAAAAACAAGAAGCATAGAAGTTACTCATGGCATTCCTTTCTTTGTTCTTCCATGTAATACTATTGCTGGTATGCCCTACAACGCTTGCCGAAAATCAAACCGATCACCTTGCACTCCTGGCCATCAAGTCGAGCATCACTGATGACCCACAACATGTTCTTGACTCATGGAACACCTCCCTTCATTTCTGCCAATGGCAAGGTGTTACATGTGGTCGTCGGCATCCTAGACTCACCAAACTAGACCTTGGATCTCGAGGCCTCGTTGGTTCTTTGTCTCCACAGATTGGGAACTTGAGTTTTCTCAGAGTATTAAGACTAGAGAACAACATCTTCAAAGGTGTAATCCCACCTCAAGTCGGCAATCTATTCAGGTTGCGTAAGCTAATTCTCATCAACAATTCTTTTGAAGGTGAAGTTCCAGCAAGTCTTTCAAACTGCACTAGACTTAACGTTCTTGGGTTGGCTCGCAATAAACTATCTGGCAAGCTCCCACAACAGCTTAGTTCCCTGGTCAACCTCATGATCATAACCATCCATAATAACGGTTTCATGggagtagggctgtaaacgaaccgaacgaacacgaacaagcccttgttcatgttcgttcgttaaggaaataaatgtgttcacgaacggttcatgaacacttaccgaacgagattttatgttcgtgttcgttcattaaggaaataagcgtgttcgcgaacggttcacgaacacaaacgaacataaataaatttggcgaacgcggcGAAGGATAAAAAAAGATGGCCCAGatagtagcactcgaacttgaatcccttattgtggaacggaggtcgatcgtattcgccgatttaaataatgaaaaatgaaagggaaatgatgcataaacaaggtgaaagtgagtT from Helianthus annuus cultivar XRQ/B chromosome 7, HanXRQr2.0-SUNRISE, whole genome shotgun sequence includes the following:
- the LOC110868962 gene encoding putative receptor-like protein kinase At3g47110, which gives rise to MAFLSLFFHVILLLVCPTTLAENQTDHLALLAIKSSITDDPQHVLDSWNTSLHFCQWQGVTCGRRHPRLTKLDLGSRGLVGSLSPQIGNLSFLRVLRLENNIFKGVIPPQVGNLFRLRKLILINNSFEGEVPASLSNCTRLNVLGLARNKLSGKLPQQLSSLVNLMIITIHNNGFMGVGL
- the LOC110867425 gene encoding basic blue protein — translated: MAKGRGSAMMAMVVLCLVVVCEVAQAATYVVGDDNGWTFNVDGWEKGKNFNAGDVLVFKYAKGSHNVVAVDEGGYYGCDVSPSEAKVYTSGNDQITLVKGNNSFICSFSDHCNSGMRLLISAS